Genomic segment of Dehalogenimonas alkenigignens:
GAAGCGCGAAATCCTTTTTACTCAGAGACTCGTTGGCTTCGATGTAGTTCGCTCCAACCGAACCAGCCGACCTGACCACCTGCCGTACCAATTCTGTGACCGCGGGGTCTTGAGGCAATTTGCGAGAAGTTTCGATCACAGCGGCGGCAAAAGCTTCAGTCCTTTGCTCGAGATCATATTTCTTCTCCATTTTCAATCAGGTCATTCGTATTTGTTTCGTATTTCGATATTCGAATTTCGGATTTTTACTTGTGGCGGAGGGGAAGGGAATCGAACCCCCCGCGGCGGTTTGCGCCGCCGCCTACGGTTTTGAAGACCGCGAGGCCCACCAGAGCCTTTCCGCCTCCGACTAAAGCGGCATTATAGCATAACGCCGTCAACCGGCAGCAATCGGAAGGCCGGCGCCGGCGTAAAAAAAGGGCGTCCTTCGCCTGAAGGACGCCCTTTTGATTCGCGAGCGGTGACTTACTGGTTGATCAGCTTGATCTGCTCGTACTTATAGGTGGCGCCGCTCTGGACGACCTTCCACTGTTCAAAGGTCGCGGTGGTGCGGTCGCCGTACTGGTCGAAGGTGATGGTGCCGGAGACGCCGGCGTAGTTCTTGCCCAGCCGCAGGATCTCGGCGGAGATCTTGGCGGCATCGGTCGTGCCGACGTTCTGCATGGCGGCGATGGCCAGTTTGGTGGCGTCATACACGGTGTCGTTGTAGGTGCCGGGGTCGCGGTTGTATTCCGCCTTGTACTGGGCGGCGTAGGTGGCGGCCAGGGCCAGGCCGGCCGGAGCTACCGGGTTGGTGCCGGTGACCACCTTGGCCATGAAGGCCGCGGCCTGGGCGTCGGCGATGGTTTTATCGACCTTGACGCCTTCGGAGGTGATCCACTTGGCGGAATCCAGGCCGACCTGAGCGGCCTGCTTGAAGATGATGACGGCGTCATCCTCGTAGCCGGCGTGGATGACCACGTCCGGGTTCTTGGATTTCACCGCCTGGAGGTCGGAGAGGTAATCCAGTTTGGTCGGGTCATATTTGACGGTGCTGACGACCGTCGCTTTGCCCGCCAGCAGGCCGGTAACTGTATCGGCGATGCCGACGCCGTACTGGGTGTTCTGGACGACGATGGCCACGTTCTTGTAGCCGGCGTCAATCACCAGCTGGGCCATGGCTTTGCCCTGGAGGGTGTCGGAAGGGGCGGTGCGGATGAAGTACTGGCGCCAGGCCTGATTGGTGATGGCCGGTGAGGTGGCCGAGGGCGAGATCAGGAGGACCTTGTTCTGGGCAGCCCATTCGCCGGAGGCCAGCACCGCGCCGGAGATCATGGGGCCGATGATGACCTTGCAGCCGTTGACCGTGCCCAATTTCTTGACCGCTTCGAATCCGGCGGTGGGATCGGTCTTGCCGTCTTCAACGATGAGATTGATCCTGGCGCCGTCGATGCCTCCGGCGGCGTTAGCCTGTTTGACCGCCAGGCGGATGCCGTCGGCCAGTGAGGAGCCGATGCCGGACAGCGCGCCGGTCAGGTCCATGACCGCCCCCAGATTGACATCCGGTTTGGAGGTGGTGCCGGTGGGATTGGTGGTGCTGTCATCGCCGCAGGCGGCGAAGGTGAATACCATCACCAGCGACAGGACCAGGACGAGTAACCTTTTGAGCATGAAATCCCCCTTTCAAAATTAGAATAGTGACGTTTGATGATACACGCTGGCATCGCGTAGTGTCAAGAATGCTAATTAATGTCTAACGGATTCAACCCCGGCCACCGTTCAGCCGCTCAAGCCCAGGTAGCGCTTGCGCGCCTCCTCGTTCTCCAGGATGGTCGCCGCTTCGCCTTCCAGAGCCAGGCGCCCGCCGACCAGAACGTAGGCGCGCCGGGCGAAGCCCAGGATGCGGCGGGTGTCCTGCTCGATGGTGATCAGCGCCGTACCCTGTTCGTTGATCAAGCGCAGCTTCTCCAGAATGCCCTCCGCCGCTTTATGGGACAGCGAGGCCAGCGGTTCGTCCAGCAGCAGCACCCGCGGATTGGCCATCATCGCCCGGGCGATAGCCAGCATCTGCCGCTCGCCGCCGGAAAGCGAACCGGCGTAGAATTTCTTGCGCCGCTCCAGTTCCGGGAAAAGCTGGTACATCCGGGCGATGTCTGACTTGATGCCGCCGTCGCGGCGGACGAAGGCGCCCATCTCCAGGTTCTCCTGCACGGTCAGGTTGCGGAAGACGTTGTCGGTCTGCGGCACGTAGCCCAGGCCCATGGTGATGGTGCGGTCGGACGACAGGCCGGTAATATCCAGGCTGTCGAAAACGATGCGACCTTCGAACAGGCGGGCAAAGCCGAGCAGGCTTTTCAGCAGCGTCGATTTGCCCGAGCCGTTGGGTCCGATGATGGCGACGTTGCCGCCGTTCTCGAGACGAAGCGATACCCCGTTGACGATATGGACATCGCCGTAGCCGGCGACGATCCCGGACGCGGTCAGGATGTCGTTCATCTGGCGCCTCCGGCGGCTGAGGCGCCGATATAGACCTCAAAGAAGATGGGGTCGTTGATGACCTTCTCCGGCTCGCCCTGGAGGACGATTTTGCCGCGGTCCATAACGTAAACCCAGTCGGTATAGGAGATGAGCAGCTCCAGCCGGTGCTCGATGATGAGGAAACTCATGTCCTTTTCACGCTTAAGCTTGTCCAGCTCGGCAAAGATCTGCCTGCCCAGCACCGGATTGACGCCGGCCGCCGGTTCGTCCAGCAGCAGCAGCTCCGGCTCGGCCATGAGCGACCGGCCGATCTCCAGCAGTTTTTGCTGGCCGCCGGACATTTCCCCGGCCTTGGCGAAAGTCAGGTGCGACAGGTTTAGTAGCTCTAAAAGCTGCATGGCGCGGATGGCCAGCCGTTCCTCGTCCTGGTGCCACTTGCCCCGCCGGAGGAGCGAGTTCCACAGGTGGTCGCCCGGCTGGTTGCGGGCGGCGATGATCATATTGTCCAGAACCGTCATCTTCGGGAACAGCCTGGGGAACTGGAAAGCGTTGCCCATCCCCAGGTCGAATATCTGGTGGGGCGCCATTTTTTCGATATGGCGGCCGGCGAAAGTGACGCGCCCGCCGTCCGAAGGCCGCAGGCCGTAAATCGAGGACAGGAGCGTCGTCTTGCCGCAGCCGTTGGGGCCGACCAGACCGACGAACCGGCCTCGGCCGACCTCCAGCGAGGCCCCGTCCACGGCGCACAACCCGCCGTAGTTTTTAACCAGGTTCTCAACTTTGAGAAGCGGTTCAGCCACGCCGGCCTCCGCGTCCCAAACCCGCCGCGCCAGGCGCCAAATTCGAAACGGGCGTCGAGTTCGGGTCATCCGCATTAGTTTCGGATTTCGATATTCGGATTTCGGATTTTATTTTGAAGAGGGGTTCAGCCACCGCATGGCCCTCCTCGTGCCGAGCGTATTGATCTTGCTCTCCTTGAACAAACCGCTGGGGCGGTACATCAGGATGACGATGATAATCAAGCCAAACAGGATGTTTTGCAGATTGGTGGGGTCGACCGGCAGGTCGACATAGTCCTTCAGGATGATGGTGCCCCGCTCGAAAAGCTGCACCGCCGCCGCCCCGACGATGACGCCGATATTGGAACCGGGGCCGCCCAGAATGACCATCATCCAGATGGTGAAGGTGATGATCGGCAGGAAGGACTCCGGCGAGATATAGCCGACGAAATTGGCGAACAGCGCCCCGCCCAGGCCGGCCATGGCCGAGCCGATCATGAACACCTGGGCCTTGTATTTGATGCGGTTCTTGCCGATGGCGTCGGCGGCGATCTCGTCCTCCCGGAGGGCGCGCATAATGCGCCCGAAGGGCGAGTTGGCCAGCAGCTGCATGAAGAAGAAGCACGCCGCTAAAATCCCCGCGACCAGGGCCAGGTTGAGCAGCAGCCCGAGCGAGAAATTGCCCGCGGCGAAGGACGGCGCGATGTTCATCCCCCAGACGCCGTTGGCCAGCCAGTCTTCGGCCTTGATGAAAATGCGCAGGATCTCGCCGAAGGTGAGGGTGACGATAGCCAGGTAGTCTTCGCGGAGGCGGATAGCCGGCAGGGACACCAGCAGGCCGAAGAGTGAGGCGATGCCGGCGGACAGCAGCATCGCCAGCGGCCAGGGCACTCCGGCCTGGACCAGCAGGGCGAAGCTGTAGGCGCCGATCATGAAATACGCCACCTTGCCGAAGCTGGCCAGCCCGGTGTAGCCGTATTCAGCGTTGAGCGACAGGGCGACGATGGCAAAAATGCCGATGTAAACCAGCGCGTTCAGGCCGTATATCAGTATCGGATCCATGCTAATTGCCCTTGAAAGCCTTGGCCAGGCCCTGAGGCCTGAAAATAAGGACGGCGATCAGAATGATGAACGGGATGGCCATGCGGTATTCGGTGGATAGTCCGGCCTCGGCCAGCAGCACCACGCCGACGTTCTCCGCCAGGCCGATGATGAGAGCCGCCGCCATGGCGCCGTAAAAACTGCCGATGCCGCCGAGCATGGCCACAGCGAAAGTCGGCAGCAGGATGTCCCAGCCGAGGTACGGCGACAGCCTCGTCTCCACGCCGCGGAACAGCCCGGCCACTCCGGCCAGGCCGGCGGAGACGAACCAGGTGATTACGAGGACACGGGTGGTGTTGATACCTGACGATAAGGCCAGGCGGGGGTTGGAGGCGGTGGCGCGGATGGCTTTGCCGATGCGGGTGCGGGTCAGCATGAAATGCAGCCCGATACCGACGGCGACGGCGGTGATGATCAGGATAATCCAGTTCAGGGTTACCCGGAGCGGGCCGATATCATATGCCGGCCAGACGATGGACAGGGTCAGCGGCGAAAAGCCCCAGATCTCGCCGATGGTGTGGCGCAGGATAAAGCCTAAAGCCATGGAAGCCACCATCAGGTGGATCAGGCTGGCGCCCCGGTCGGTCAGCGGCTTGAAAATGCCGCGGTAGGACAGGTAGCCGACGATGCCCGCGACCAGAAAGGCCGCCGCGAAAGCCACTGGCAGCGGCGCGCCGAGCTGTTCCGTCACCCAGAAGCCGATAAAGCCGCCCAGCGACATGATCTCGGCGTGAGCGAAGTTTGGAAACTTGGCCAGGCCGTACACCAGCGTCAGCGCTACGGCTGAGATGAGGTACAGGCTGCCGGTAACCGCCGAATTAAATAGAATCTGTGCCCAGTTCAAGTAGCCGCCACGCTTACAAAAATACGCGTCAATATAACAGAATATCGCCTGGACTGGCAAACAAGTGTAAGATTATCACCTATATCATGATTCGCCTGAGCCACGCCCGCGGGGAGCGGCGAGGCCGGGGGCGATGCCGGTTTAGTGCCGGCGGGTGATGGCCAGCCAGGCGGCGGCGCCCAACGCGATGGCCGGCAGCATGGTGATGGTGATGAAGACATAAGACGCCGGCGGGTCAAGCTGGTCGCGCTGATCCAGCACCACCCACAGGCCGGTCAGCAGCAGGATGCCGCCGACGCCGCCCACGAACCGGTCGTACATGGTGACCCGGGCGCCGTGTTTCCGGAAGTAATACTCCAGGAAAGCGTATCCGGCGACCATGATGAAGAAGAAAAGAACGAAAATCATCTCTTTTACCCCGCTTTCTGCGACTTTCCCGGCAACAAATTGTATAGTATCATATCGCGGGCAGGAATCAACAACCGGGCGCGTCCGGAACGTTTGAAATTGACGCCGCGGCCGATTTGGGGTTAGAATACATAATATCCTTGAAGAGGGAAAGTGAACAATGCCTATCTACGAATACCGCTGTATGGACTGCCGCAAGAAGTTTGACCTGCTCCGCCCGATGAGCCAGTCGACAGAACCCGCCGAATGCCCCACCTGCAAAGGCCAGGCCAGGCGCATCGCCTCCACCTTCATGGCTAAAGGCTCCGGCGGCCAGAGTATCGGCGGCGGCGGCGGCTGCTCCAGCTGTTCTTCTTCCTCCTGCGGCTCCTGCCATTAGTTCGAAAGGGTTCACTGCCACTCAAAGCGGCCTCTTGTCGAGGCCGCTTTTTTATTACCGGCTTCCGCCCGCCCTGGCCTGGTCGGCATCGACGGTCATCGTGGCGGTGAACGCCCGGCGGCTGAAGTTCGGCCCCCGGAGGTAACTGCTTCGGCGGCTGAGCGTTATAATAATCATGAATATTCTGTTTCCATGGGAGGCGTTATGAAATCCTGGTTGAAAGTGGTTATTCCTGCCCTGCTGGTGGTGGCGGTCGCCGCCGGCTGCGGCGGCCTCAGCCCTGCCCTGGGTGAGAAATTCACCCTCAAGGCCGGCCAATCGGCGGTCATCGAAGGGGAAGACCTGAAAATCCGCTTCGATGCCGTGGAATCGGACTCGCGCTGTCCTTCGGATGTTGTCTGCGTCCGCGCCGGCGAGGCGGTCATCAGGGTCACCGCCACCCAGGCCGGTCAAAACGCGACGCTGACGATGGTGGAGGAGGGCTTGACTTCAGGTCTTAACGTGGTAGATTATAAGAACTACCATATAGAGTTCAGGCTGACGCCTTACCCCGTTTCGACGGTTGAACTTAAACAGGGCGACTATCGGCTGGAACTCAAAATAACGAAGTCCTGAGGAGGAGGCGCCCATGAAATATCTCGTCACCGGCCACCAGGTCATCCCCGGCGCCGGCCACTCGGATCAGGTCAATTATCTCCGCGCCGCCAAAGCCTGGGTCAAACGCCATCAGGATGACGGCCTTCTGGAAGCCGCCTTCAGCTTTTCCGACGGCGGCGGCATGTTTATCATGAACGCGTCAAGTCATGCTGACCTGATGCGCCTGATGCTGACCTTTCCCCTGGCGCCGATGACCCAGTGGCAGGTCAAGCCGCTGATGGACTTCGAGGAATCCTCGGACATCATCATCGAGACGCTCAAGCCGTTCTCCTAGTCCCTTCGAGCCAGTCACCAAGCCCTCCCGGCGGGAGGGCTTCTTTTTTTCTGCCATTTTGCAGACTTTATTGCCGATTTTGCTTGATATGGCGCCGAGGTTGGGTTATACTTCTTCACCGTTAAGGTTTATGGTTGGGAGGTAGCTTCTGTGGACGGTTCGACTTTCCCCAAATGCCAGGCATGCAAAACCGGTGACCTGGTGCCCCTGTCGGACTTCGGCAACCAGGGCGCCCCGATCCATTACAAGGCCTGGGTCTGCACCAATCCCGAATGCGGCTACAACTTAAAGATCCGCAACGGCGACGTCTATATCAACGAACCCATCGGCAGCGGCGTCAATAACCACCGCCAGCGCAATCCGGCCAACTTTTAACCGGGCTCCCGATGTTCGGCCGTCTTCTGGGCAGCCGCGACCGGCTGCTGGACGTGTTCTTCCCGCGCTACTGTCTCGGCTGCGGCCGGGAAGGCGCCTATTTTTGCGCCCGCTGCCGGGAGACGCTGCCTTTCCAGGCGGCGCCCTTCTGCCCCGCCTGCGGCAAGAGCCTGGACCATCACCCTGACTGCGACCTGCTGGCTCCCGAACTCCGGGAACTGCGGTCGGTCTTCCGGTTCGAAGGGCCGCTCAAAAAGGCGGTTCACCAGCTCAAGTACAACAACCTCCGGGACATCGCCGGGGTGCTTGGCGCCTTCATGGCCGATTTCCTCAAGTCCAATTCGATCGCCGGCGACGCCCTGGTGCCGGTGCCATTGCACCGGTCCCGCCTCCGGGAGCGCGGCTACAACCAGTCCGAACTGCTGGCCGTGGCCGTCCACCGCCTGACCGGCCTGCCGGTTTTTGTCGACGCTTTAAAGAAGATCCGCCCCACGCCGCCGCAGGCTGACAGCGCCTCCATAGAAGAGCGCCGCCGTGCGGTGGTTGACGCCTTCCGGTGTTATAATACGCTCAAAGGCCGCCGCGTCATCCTCATTGACGACGTGGCGACATCGGGGGCGACCCTTTCCGCCTGCGCCGCGGCCGCCGCCGCCGCCGGCGCCGCCGAGGTGAGGGCGCTGACCCTGGCCCGGGAAATTTAACGAAAGGTTCGAGGTGACGCCTATGGAAACGATCATCACCGCCAAGAATCTGACCCTTGATGAGGCCGCCCGCAAGCAGATCGAGCGCAAGTTCAGCAAGATCGGCCGGCACCTGCCGCAGGCGCGGGAGCTGCGCCTTGACCTGTTCGAAGAATCCACCAAAGCGGCTAAAGACCGCTTTGTCGCCCGCGGCTTTCTGGACGTGCTGGGGCCGGTCATGACCTCGGAATGCCGCGCCGCCAACCTGATTACCGCCGTTGACCAGCTGGTAGGCGTCATGGAGCGCCAGGCCCAGGATTTCAAGAATAAGAACCAGGGTTTCGACCGGGAGAGCCAGCGCTTCGCCCCGGCCGGGCACCCCGGCACCAGGCCGCCACCGCCGCCAGCCCCAAACGGCGTCGCCATCGACGCCGAGCGCGTCAGGCCGGAGCCGATGAGCCTGTCGCAGGCTGTTGACAGCATCAACGACACCAAGGACGACTTCCTGCTGTTCCGCAATCCCGGCGGCGGCGTCAATCTGCTGCTCCGGCGCGAAGAAGGCGGCCTGAAATTGATCGAGATCGAAACCGGCTGACCGGGCGATCGCGGGAGAATCTGATGAAACCAACCTCACACCATCGCAAATACGGCCTGGTCGAGACCGGCGCCGGCTGGGTCGGCATCGAGGTCACCGAAAAAGGCGTCAAGCGGCTGACGCTGCCGGCCGAAGGCCGCCAGGCGGCTCTGGCTGAACTGGGCGTCGAGGAAAAGGACCTGACGCTTGAATCCGGCGGCGGCGGCCTGGCTGACCGGCTGAAGCACTTCTTCATGGGCGAACCGGTGGTGTTCAAGGAAGGCCTCGACCTGACCGGAGCCACCGAGTTCCAGCAGCAGGTCTACCGCGCCGCCTGCGGCATCCCCTTCGGCGAGACAAAGAGCTACGGCGAACTGGCGGCGGCCATCGGCAAACCGGGCGCCGCCCGCGCCGTCGGCCAGGCGCTGGGGGCCAACCCGCTGCCCATCCTCATCCCCTGCCACCGGGTGGTGGCGGCGGATGGCGGGCTGGGCGGCTTTTCCGGCGGCGTCGAGACCAAGCAGCAGCTGCTGGAGATGGAGAAGAAGGGCAAGAAGTAGGCTCCATCACCGGCTTGGTGTAACTTTCTGTTGAAGAGCCCGGTTGTCGCCGGGCTCTTCAACTATTTATATGGAGGAATAATCATGAATCGAGTTAATAAACAACAACGCTGCACAACATAAAAAATATCGCGCAAGCGCCTATTGATAATGTTAATCCCTTGTATCAATAATCTTAGCGTACCAATCTCCGGTATGTGCGCCGATCCCGCCCCAGCGCAACCAGCCACACTTCGGCAATCGCGCCGCGACCCACTCCCGAAAAGAGGTAGGGGAACCATGACCGAAGAAAAGGTACTTTATGACTCCGGCGCTGGATTGAAAATCACCGACGAACGCATACGCATCGGTCCTGAGTCGTTTGATTGGGCTTCGGTCAAGAACGCTAGGATAACCACCAGCCGCACTTACGACAGGTTGACCGCGGCCGGTGTTTTTCTCCTCGCCGCCAGTTTTTTCGTTTTCATCCTTATGGCGATGATGTATTCCGTCGCCTCATCCGATTCAGGTCAATCCTTGACTGAACTCACACCCTGGGGGTATGCCCCGGTAATCGGCTTCCTGACCGGGGCGTTTCTTACCGTAATCCCCCAGGTCATGAAACATACAACCGCAAAGAAAACTTTGTCGCTCACTGAATTCAGTGGCAAAACGACCGTCATCAATGAGAACCTGAAAGTACCCCAGATGACCCAGGCCGCGGCGATAATTAATCAAAACGTCGGTCTGCGCATGGCAATGGACTCGGACATGCCGGCAATATACCGCAAAGCTCACTTCAAAAGTATGTTCACCACGATGCTTTTAGCCATTCTGCCCAGCACCATTTCCATCTGGGGACTCGGCCATCTGTACCTCGGCAAAACTGTCTATGGCCTTCTATGGCTGGGCGCCTCTTTGATTATCTGGTTCGTAATCCCCAATGGGCCCTATTCCGCCTTAAGCGCACTCGTTTTGTCAATAACGCATATTGTGCATGCTCACTACTGTGCGAAGAAAATGGGGGTCTAGTTCCGAACGGTAGGCGCAGGAGGCAAACGTGAGAAATAGTTCGACTGACCGGGTTTCGGTTTCTAACGATTCCGCCGCATTAAGGGACCCTCAACCGCTGATTTTCGGCGGTATTATAATGCTCTCCGTTGTATTCGGTCTCCAGGCGATCCGGGTACTCTTGCCAACGCTGATCTGGTACGTCGGCAACCACCTGCACCGCAGTTCCATCGAATCAGGTTTGATTGGGCTGGCAACTTTTATCCTGGCCTTCGCCGCCGTTCCGTTGCTGCGCGCCAAGAACCGTCTGCCGATACTGGCCGCCGTGGCGGCCAGTATCGGCGTCACCCGGGTTTTGATGCAACTATGGGATGAGCCTTCACTCAATTTGGTATTTTCTATCGCAGGTTCGGCTCTGTTCGTGACCTTTCTCCCCGTCGCATTCGGTTACCTTCACCTCCGTTTCGAATCCGCGCCGCGCATTTTCGTCATCGGGGTGCTCTCGGGTTTTCTTCTGGATACTCTTATTAGCGGTGTTTTCCTGTCATACGATATCGCTTGGCAATTGAGCGTCGGCCCGGTTCTGATGTCGTTGGCGCTGCTGGCGCTGCTGCTGGGTTTACTGTCTGCCGCGGTAATCCATCAGTTTCGGTATATACGGACAAACGATGAGGCTTCCTGGCCCGGCGGCCTCGGCTGGATCGCTGTCGGTCCCTTTCTCTTTCTGCAGCTGGAAATATTCCAGAATGTGCCCCGGATTGCCGCTGCTTCCGGTTGGCCTTTGCCGAACGCATTTTTGATCTCAGCCATAAGCCAGGTCCTGGCCATTGCGTTAATCCTTTTCGTCATGCGATTCGCCATCTCCTTGCGGTGGCCGCTGGCCGCTGCCTCAAGCCTGCTGCTTGCCGTCATCTCCTGGCTGCTGCTGCGTGACAGTGCTTCGTTTCCGGCAGTCGCTTACGGACTGTTGTTTTTCTTCGGCCAAATCATCCTTAATTTCCTGTTTGCCCTGGCCGTTGCCGGCATCACCCGCAACCGCGCAGGCATCGGGATAGCCAACGGAGTCGGCATGATTCTGTTTGTGGCTCTCTTCTTCGGCTTCTACGCCACCTTCGACATGAGCCTGCCGTATCCAAATGAGCTGTTAGGCCCGGCTGCGGCTATGATGATCGGAGCAGGCGCTCTGGCTTCTTCACTTTCCATTGTCAGTATGCCAAAGTCTTCCCCTTCGATCTGGAGAGTCCCTGCCGCTCTGGCTGTGTTGTTAACTATCCCTTTGGTTTCAGTCGCCGCCTGGCAAACCCCGTCCCCGGCGGAGGGACACGGTTTCCCGATCAAAATCATGAACTACAATCTGGCCTCCGGCTTCAGCCGCGGCGGCGACCTTAACCTGGAGAATATAGCCTTGGTAATCGAGGAAAGCCATGCCGACATCGTCGCCCTCCAGGAGGTGTCCCGCGGCTGGCTGATCAGCGGGCGGGTTGATATGCTGACCTGGCTTTCTCAGCGTCTGGATATGCCTTACGTTTCGGGACCGACAATGCCGTTGTGGGGCAACGCCATATTGAGCAAATACCCTATCATCAGTTATGCCAATTACGACCTGCAGCCGCGCACTCTCAATCTGCTCCGGGGGTTCACAAGGGCAACCATCGACATTGGCGGCAACCAGCGGCTTGATGTCATTACCACCCACCTCCACCAGATTAACGAGGACTCGGCAATCCGCCTGGAACAGGTGGAAAATATCATCCAGGTTTGGAACCACGCTCCCCGGACAGTCTTCCTGGGAGACCTTAACGCCGACCCGGAAGATCCGGAGATGGAGTTGTTGAGGCAGGCCGGGTTTATCGATTGCGCCGCCTTTGTATCAGCCTCTCCCGCCACCACCACCGTTGACCAGCGGCGGTTGGACTATATCTGGATTTCGCCCGACCTGAAAGTAACCGAAGTGTCGGTGCCCTTCACTCCGGCATCGGACCACCTGCCGGTTATCGCTTCAATCTCCAGCCGTTGAATCACAGGAGGCTGTAACATTAATTCCACTCATCAAGGTGACAAATATTGAAGATACCGGATAAACAAAACACTAAATTAGGGCTCGCGCACGAACATTACTGGGTCGATAAATCCGAGCCCGGGAGATCATAATGTTGTTTTTGGTTGTTTGGGCTATCCCGATTATCGCGTTGGTGATCCTGTCTCAGGTTATCAAATCCGCAAGGACGTTAATATGGATAGGAGCCGTTTCGTACGTCCTGTCCTCCGCCTGGCTTCTGTGGGCGACGATTGATGCTGAGGACCAGGGCGGAATAGCCTTTTTATTCTATCTGCCGTTAGTTATCGCTGCCTTAGGAGTACTTATCAGCGGGATTATGAAGGCTGATTTACCAAAAAACCGGAAAACGTTTTCAGTCGTCCTGGCGGTCCTTCTGCTGCCGGTGACGTATATATTAATTTCCTGGATTGCTTTCACCGTACGCTGGGGTTAGGTTTAATTGACCTGACTATAATCCTCTGCCATCAGGTGGTAGCGGATGGGGGGGCGGCTTTTCCGGCGGCGTCGAGACCAAGCAGAAGCTGCTGGAGATGGAGAAGAAGGGTCAACGAGAAGCTGGGTGACAACCCGGAACTTCGTTTGAGAACCAAAGTCAAGCGGCTTATGGGCTACGACCCGGTGGAGCGGAGATCCGCTCCTGTCGGCGACCGGTGAAGGAATTCGTTTATGACTTCCAGCTATTGGTTTTCACCCGCCGCCGCCATAACCAAAGCTTTGGCGGCATTCGATAACGAAACGAATATCCACGTTCGGGTCAAAGCTGCCGCCGCCTTCGAAATAGGAGAGTTTACAGGAAAACAAAAACCATCCGCCGCCTCAGGCCATAAAAAAGGAGGAGCTTTCGCCCCTCCTTTGAAAACCGCCTCTGTCTCGGATTTCGATATTCGGATTTCGGATTTCGTTCTACCTGGCGTAGTCCGTCGCCCGGGTTTCGCGGAGGACGGTGACCTTGATCTGGCCGGGGTATTCCAGCCCTTCTTCGATCTTCTTGACGATGTCGCGGGCCAGGCGCATCGAGCCCAGGTCGTCCACCTCCTCGGGCTTGACCAGGATCCTGACCTCGCGGCCGGCCTGG
This window contains:
- a CDS encoding four helix bundle protein yields the protein MEKKYDLEQRTEAFAAAVIETSRKLPQDPAVTELVRQVVRSAGSVGANYIEANESLSKKDFALRVSRQTAGCRPKGGGTHG
- a CDS encoding DUF3303 family protein; the encoded protein is MKYLVTGHQVIPGAGHSDQVNYLRAAKAWVKRHQDDGLLEAAFSFSDGGGMFIMNASSHADLMRLMLTFPLAPMTQWQVKPLMDFEESSDIIIETLKPFS
- a CDS encoding HPF/RaiA family ribosome-associated protein — translated: METIITAKNLTLDEAARKQIERKFSKIGRHLPQARELRLDLFEESTKAAKDRFVARGFLDVLGPVMTSECRAANLITAVDQLVGVMERQAQDFKNKNQGFDRESQRFAPAGHPGTRPPPPPAPNGVAIDAERVRPEPMSLSQAVDSINDTKDDFLLFRNPGGGVNLLLRREEGGLKLIEIETG
- a CDS encoding FmdB family zinc ribbon protein yields the protein MPIYEYRCMDCRKKFDLLRPMSQSTEPAECPTCKGQARRIASTFMAKGSGGQSIGGGGGCSSCSSSSCGSCH
- a CDS encoding branched-chain amino acid ABC transporter permease, whose amino-acid sequence is MDPILIYGLNALVYIGIFAIVALSLNAEYGYTGLASFGKVAYFMIGAYSFALLVQAGVPWPLAMLLSAGIASLFGLLVSLPAIRLREDYLAIVTLTFGEILRIFIKAEDWLANGVWGMNIAPSFAAGNFSLGLLLNLALVAGILAACFFFMQLLANSPFGRIMRALREDEIAADAIGKNRIKYKAQVFMIGSAMAGLGGALFANFVGYISPESFLPIITFTIWMMVILGGPGSNIGVIVGAAAVQLFERGTIILKDYVDLPVDPTNLQNILFGLIIIVILMYRPSGLFKESKINTLGTRRAMRWLNPSSK
- a CDS encoding ABC transporter substrate-binding protein encodes the protein MLKRLLVLVLSLVMVFTFAACGDDSTTNPTGTTSKPDVNLGAVMDLTGALSGIGSSLADGIRLAVKQANAAGGIDGARINLIVEDGKTDPTAGFEAVKKLGTVNGCKVIIGPMISGAVLASGEWAAQNKVLLISPSATSPAITNQAWRQYFIRTAPSDTLQGKAMAQLVIDAGYKNVAIVVQNTQYGVGIADTVTGLLAGKATVVSTVKYDPTKLDYLSDLQAVKSKNPDVVIHAGYEDDAVIIFKQAAQVGLDSAKWITSEGVKVDKTIADAQAAAFMAKVVTGTNPVAPAGLALAATYAAQYKAEYNRDPGTYNDTVYDATKLAIAAMQNVGTTDAAKISAEILRLGKNYAGVSGTITFDQYGDRTTATFEQWKVVQSGATYKYEQIKLINQ
- a CDS encoding ComF family protein gives rise to the protein MFGRLLGSRDRLLDVFFPRYCLGCGREGAYFCARCRETLPFQAAPFCPACGKSLDHHPDCDLLAPELRELRSVFRFEGPLKKAVHQLKYNNLRDIAGVLGAFMADFLKSNSIAGDALVPVPLHRSRLRERGYNQSELLAVAVHRLTGLPVFVDALKKIRPTPPQADSASIEERRRAVVDAFRCYNTLKGRRVILIDDVATSGATLSACAAAAAAAGAAEVRALTLAREI
- a CDS encoding ABC transporter ATP-binding protein — translated: MAEPLLKVENLVKNYGGLCAVDGASLEVGRGRFVGLVGPNGCGKTTLLSSIYGLRPSDGGRVTFAGRHIEKMAPHQIFDLGMGNAFQFPRLFPKMTVLDNMIIAARNQPGDHLWNSLLRRGKWHQDEERLAIRAMQLLELLNLSHLTFAKAGEMSGGQQKLLEIGRSLMAEPELLLLDEPAAGVNPVLGRQIFAELDKLKREKDMSFLIIEHRLELLISYTDWVYVMDRGKIVLQGEPEKVINDPIFFEVYIGASAAGGAR
- a CDS encoding ABC transporter ATP-binding protein, giving the protein MNDILTASGIVAGYGDVHIVNGVSLRLENGGNVAIIGPNGSGKSTLLKSLLGFARLFEGRIVFDSLDITGLSSDRTITMGLGYVPQTDNVFRNLTVQENLEMGAFVRRDGGIKSDIARMYQLFPELERRKKFYAGSLSGGERQMLAIARAMMANPRVLLLDEPLASLSHKAAEGILEKLRLINEQGTALITIEQDTRRILGFARRAYVLVGGRLALEGEAATILENEEARKRYLGLSG
- a CDS encoding branched-chain amino acid ABC transporter permease, translated to MNWAQILFNSAVTGSLYLISAVALTLVYGLAKFPNFAHAEIMSLGGFIGFWVTEQLGAPLPVAFAAAFLVAGIVGYLSYRGIFKPLTDRGASLIHLMVASMALGFILRHTIGEIWGFSPLTLSIVWPAYDIGPLRVTLNWIILIITAVAVGIGLHFMLTRTRIGKAIRATASNPRLALSSGINTTRVLVITWFVSAGLAGVAGLFRGVETRLSPYLGWDILLPTFAVAMLGGIGSFYGAMAAALIIGLAENVGVVLLAEAGLSTEYRMAIPFIILIAVLIFRPQGLAKAFKGN